In the genome of Deinococcus aerius, the window CAGGGGAGACGCCAGGAGGCCCAGGCGCTCCTGGACGCCCTCGCCAAGACTGAGCAGCGTGCCACCGGCCTTTACCGCCGTCAGGAGCGCGAGTGGTTCCAGATGGCGGCGGGGCTGCGGCGGGAGCTGCGGTGAGGAGAAGCGGGGTAACTGCGTCGCCTTGAGCGCCGCGAAGGGCCCCTCGGCGGCCCCATAGGGGAGGAGACTCGCTGTGCTGTGTCGGCACCACAGCGGCCGGTCCATACGGACTCTCGGAGTCCCGCCAGAACCCGTAGGCGATGACAATCACTCCAGCTCATGGCAGGGCTCAACACAGTTGTCACCCTGACCAATGCGAAGGGTCCGGCCTGGAGATGCTCCGCCTTCGCTCAGCATGACGAGGCTTCTGCGACCCGCCCTGGGGCACAACAAAAACCCCCAACCTCTCGGCTGGGGGCTTGAATTCGCTTGTTCGGATTACCAGCGGTCGTTGCGGTCGTTCCGGCGCTGGGGACGGTCGCCGTAGGCGGGGGCTGGGGCGGCCTTCGTCACGACGATGTTCTTGGCCTGGGGACCCTTGCCGCGCTGGCCGGGCTCGATGTCGAACTCGACCTCGTCACCCTCGTTGAGCTTCTTGAAGCCCTGCGACTGGATGGCGCTGAAGTGCGCGAACACGTCGTCGCTGCCTTCCGTCTCGATGAACCCGAAGCCCTTTTCCGCGTTAAACCACTTCACTCTGCCTACTGCCATCTTCAACTCCTCGTGAGCTCCAGCACAAAAAAGAAACCCGGTCTGTTTACCGCGTCTCTCAAAAGGATCTGCTGGAAAACTACTGGGCCACTATGTCCTGCCTAGCGACAGAAGTTGGTAAGACACCTTACAGTTGTGCCCGGGTCAATAAAAACCCCCACCTTGCGGCGGGGGCTGCACTCCCGGTGGAAAGGGGGATTAGCGGACTTCGACCTTGGCGCCCGCGCCTTCGAGCTGGGCGCGGAACTTCTCGGCGTCTTCCTTGCTGACGCCTTCCTTGATGGCGCCGCCCTTCTCGCTGAGGTCCTTGGCTTCCTTCAGCCCCAGGCCGGTGATGGCGCGCAGTTCCTTAATGACGTTGATCTTGCTGGCGCCCGCGTCCACGAGGATGACGTCGAACTCGGTCTTCTCCTCTTCGGGAGCGGCAGCGGCGGCGGCGCCACCACCAGCGACGGCCACGGCGGCCGTGACGCCCCAGGTGTCCTTGAGACCGTCGATGAGGTCGGCGAGTTCCATGATGGTGAGGGTGCTGAGCTGGTCGATCAGAGCCTGCTTGTCGTAAGCCATGGTGGTGTCCTCCTGGACTGGATTTTTAAGACTTGAGAAGAGAGGGTGAGCTTAGGCTTGGGCCTCGGTCGCGCCGCCGCCGAGCTTCTCGCGGTACGCTTCGAGAATCCCGACGAAGTTGCTGAGGTGCGCGCTGAGCACACCCACAAGTTCGCCCTGCAGGCTCTGCTTGCTGCCCAGGCTCGCCAGACGCTCGATCACGCGAACGTCCACACGGTTGCCCTCGACGAAGCCGCCCTTGACGGCCGGGATACCGCGGTCGTTGCCCTTGGAGGCGTCGCTGAGCGTCTTGGCAACCCCTGCAGGATCGTCATGGGCCAGCACCAGGGCGCTGGGGCCCTTCAGGGCGTCGCTGAAGTCGCGGCCACCCTCCTGAAGGGCGAGGTTGATCAGGGTGTTCTTGGCCACGATAAGCTGACCACCCTTCTCGCGGATGTCCTTGCGCAGCCTGCTGAGCTGCCCGGCGGTCAAGCCCTGGTAGTCGACGACGTAGAACGTCTCGACGCCCGTGAGGCTGCCCCGCAGCTCGCTCAGGTTCTGCTGATTGCGTTCGTTCGCCACGTTTGGGAACCTCCTCTGTGGTGAACAAGTCCAGGTACGCTGCTCGCGCCCTGACAACTCGGCGGGATGTTTAAACCTGGCAAGGGTCCCCGCTGTCTAGGATGCCGAAATTAGGAGGGTGCAAGAAGCGCACCGGGGTGCCGAAAGGCAGTGGGGGAGAGGAGGCCGTCCTCTCTCCCCGGAGGTCAGGCCTGGGCCTGGCTGCTCAGCGTGAGGGGAATGCTCGGTCCCATCGTGCTGGTGAGGTACGCGCTGCGGAGGTACACACCCTTGGCCGCGCCGGGCTTGGCGGCTTCCAGGGCGCTCAGGAGCGCCTGGTAGTTCGCGCTGAGGTTACCGGCATCGAAGCTGGCCTTGCCGATGGGCGCGTGGACCACACCGGTCTTGTCGTTGCGGAACTCGATGCGGCCCGCCTTGAGGCCGCGCACCATGCCCGCCACGTCGGGACCGACGGTGCCGCTCTTGGGGTTGGGCAGCAGGCCGCGCGGCCCGAGCAGGCGCGCGAGGCGCTGGCCGACCATCGCCATCATGTCGGGCGTCGCCACAACCGCGTCGAAGTCCATGAAGCCGCCCGCGATGCGCTCGATCAGGTCCTCGGCGCCCACCACGTCGGCCCCGGCAGCTTCAGCGGCGGCCTGGTTCTCCCCGCGCGTGATCACCGCGACGCGCACCGTGCGGCCCGTGCCGTGGGGCAGCGAGACCGTGCCGCGCACGTTCTGGTCACTCTTGCGGGGGTCGATGCCCAGGCGGAAGTGAACCTCCACCGTCTCGTCGAACTTCGCGGTGGCAAGCTCCCTCACCAGGGCGGCGGCCTCGTCGATGGTGTACTGCTTGCTGCGGTCCACCTTGCCCACCAGGGCGCGGTAACGCTTGCCGTGCTTAGGCATGGGGAGCCCCCTCGATGGTCACGCCCATGGAGCGCGCGGTGCCCGCCACGGTGTTCGCGGCGGCCTCGACGCTGCCCGCGTTCAGGTCGGGGAGCTTGGTGCGGGCAATCTCCAGCACCTGATCCCAGTTCAGCTTGCCGACCTTCGCCTTGTTGGGGGTGGCGCTGCCCTTTTGCAGCCCCGCCGCCTTGCGGATCAGGTAGCTCATGGGGGGCGTCTTGGTGATGAAGGTGAAGGAGCGGTCGGCGTAGATGGTGATCTCGACCGGGATGATCGCGTCACCCTTGTCCGCCGTGGCCGCGTTGAACTCCTTCGTGAAGCCCATGATGTTCGCGCCGTACTGGCCGAGCGCGGGACCCACGGGCGGGGCCGGGGTCGCCTTTCCGGCCGGAAGCTGCAACTTCACGATCCCGGTGACTTTCTTAGCCATGCTGGTTCCTCCTTAGCTCCCCCGGCTTCCTCATGGAAGGTCCGGGGTGCTGACGCTAAGTTCCGCCGCGGGCGCCTTAGAGGCACCGTCGCGGCAGCAACTTTGACAGTGTACAGGGCCGGAAGGCTTCTGCCAAGCCCGGCCCGGACGGCTTACTTGCTGACCTGCGCGAAGTCCAGCTCGACGGGCGTTTCGCGCCCGAAGATACTGACCAGCACCTTGACCTTGGCCTGCGGAGCGTTGATTTCGCTCACCACGCCGCTGAAGTCGGCAAAGGGGCCACCCGTCACCCGGACCATGTCCCCGGGCTTGAGGTCAACCTTCACGCGGGCGGGCGCCTCCTCCTGGGGCTGCGCGGCCACACCCACCGAGGCGAGCAGACGCTGCACCTCCTCGGGGGAGAGGGGCACCGGGCGGGTGGCCGTGCCGACGAAGCCGGTCACTCCGTTCGTGCCGCGCACGACCTCCCAGGATTCGCCGAGTTCCCCCGGGGCGTCGTCATCCTCGACATCCATCTGCACGAAGACGTAGCCGGGGAAGAGCTTGCGCTCGACCTCGACCTTCTTGCCGCCCTCCTGAAGCTCGACGGCCTTTTCCTTGGGTTGCAGCACCTGAAAAATTTTGGTGTGGAGCATCCCGAGTTTGCGGGCGCGCTCCATCAGGTGCTGCTCCACGCGGTCTTCCTGCCCCACGTAGGTGTGGACGGCGTACCACTCGATGCTCACGGGAGGACCGCCCGGATCAACGCGCTGAACACGGTGTCCATCAGGAACACGATCAGGGTCAGGGCGATCACGAAGATCAGCACCGCCTGCGTGCCCTCGATGACCCCCTGGCGCGTCGGCCAGGTGACACGCGCGAGTTCCGCACGCGAGTCCCGCAAGTACTGAATCAGATTCATGCGCTCACCTTGCCCGTCATGATTTGCAAAAAAGAGTGAGGACTGAACATCCAGCCGGGCTCAGATGACCCGGCTTGAGCTCAGACCTTCTTCTCCTTGAACACGACGTGCTTCTTCGCCACGGGGTCGTACTTGCGCAGCTCCATCTTGGCCTGCGTGTTGCGGCGGTTCTTGGTGGTCGTGTAGTAGAAGCCCGTGCCAGCGGTGCTTTCCATCTTCACGATGATGCGCGGTCCGTCCTTCGCCATGTTGCTGCTCCTTTCGCGCGGCTTTTAGGCCTTCGGCCTTCGAGGCTCGCGCTCCCAGCCCCTGCCTTCCCGGCAGGTCGCTGGTAAAAGCCCGCCTTGAGGCGGGCAACATTCGGATTATGACATACCCAGCGATAAATTCGAAGGGCTTCTCAGGACACGCATG includes:
- the rplK gene encoding 50S ribosomal protein L11, with amino-acid sequence MAKKVTGIVKLQLPAGKATPAPPVGPALGQYGANIMGFTKEFNAATADKGDAIIPVEITIYADRSFTFITKTPPMSYLIRKAAGLQKGSATPNKAKVGKLNWDQVLEIARTKLPDLNAGSVEAAANTVAGTARSMGVTIEGAPHA
- the rplL gene encoding 50S ribosomal protein L7/L12, with the protein product MAYDKQALIDQLSTLTIMELADLIDGLKDTWGVTAAVAVAGGGAAAAAAPEEEKTEFDVILVDAGASKINVIKELRAITGLGLKEAKDLSEKGGAIKEGVSKEDAEKFRAQLEGAGAKVEVR
- the secE gene encoding preprotein translocase subunit SecE; translation: MNLIQYLRDSRAELARVTWPTRQGVIEGTQAVLIFVIALTLIVFLMDTVFSALIRAVLP
- the rpmG gene encoding 50S ribosomal protein L33; this translates as MAKDGPRIIVKMESTAGTGFYYTTTKNRRNTQAKMELRKYDPVAKKHVVFKEKKV
- the nusG gene encoding transcription termination/antitermination protein NusG, coding for MSIEWYAVHTYVGQEDRVEQHLMERARKLGMLHTKIFQVLQPKEKAVELQEGGKKVEVERKLFPGYVFVQMDVEDDDAPGELGESWEVVRGTNGVTGFVGTATRPVPLSPEEVQRLLASVGVAAQPQEEAPARVKVDLKPGDMVRVTGGPFADFSGVVSEINAPQAKVKVLVSIFGRETPVELDFAQVSK
- a CDS encoding cold-shock protein; translation: MAVGRVKWFNAEKGFGFIETEGSDDVFAHFSAIQSQGFKKLNEGDEVEFDIEPGQRGKGPQAKNIVVTKAAPAPAYGDRPQRRNDRNDRW
- the rplJ gene encoding 50S ribosomal protein L10, encoding MANERNQQNLSELRGSLTGVETFYVVDYQGLTAGQLSRLRKDIREKGGQLIVAKNTLINLALQEGGRDFSDALKGPSALVLAHDDPAGVAKTLSDASKGNDRGIPAVKGGFVEGNRVDVRVIERLASLGSKQSLQGELVGVLSAHLSNFVGILEAYREKLGGGATEAQA
- the rplA gene encoding 50S ribosomal protein L1; its protein translation is MPKHGKRYRALVGKVDRSKQYTIDEAAALVRELATAKFDETVEVHFRLGIDPRKSDQNVRGTVSLPHGTGRTVRVAVITRGENQAAAEAAGADVVGAEDLIERIAGGFMDFDAVVATPDMMAMVGQRLARLLGPRGLLPNPKSGTVGPDVAGMVRGLKAGRIEFRNDKTGVVHAPIGKASFDAGNLSANYQALLSALEAAKPGAAKGVYLRSAYLTSTMGPSIPLTLSSQAQA